The following proteins come from a genomic window of Candidatus Thiodiazotropha sp. CDECU1:
- a CDS encoding type IV pilus twitching motility protein PilT, whose amino-acid sequence MDIAELLAFSVKHNASDLHLSAGLPPMIRVDGDIRRINVPALEHKVVHALVYDIMNDKQRKDFEEYLENDFSFEIPGLARFRVNAFNQARGASAVFRTIPSKVLTLEELGCPTTFKEIVDVPRGLVLVTGPTGSGKSTTLAAMMDYKNDNDYSHILTIEDPIEFVHSSKKCLINQREVHRDTLGFSEALRSALREDPDIILVGELRDLETIRLALTAAETGHLVFGTLHTSSAAKTIDRIIDVFPAGEKSMVRSMLSESLRSVIAQTLLKKIGGGRIAAWEIMVGTPAIRNLIREDKVAQMYSAIQTGQAAGMQTMDQALKELVQRGVVSRLDAKAKAQNKDQF is encoded by the coding sequence ATGGATATCGCTGAACTTCTGGCCTTCAGTGTCAAGCACAACGCATCAGACTTGCATCTCTCTGCCGGTTTGCCACCCATGATTCGTGTGGATGGCGACATCAGACGCATCAATGTCCCCGCTCTTGAACACAAGGTCGTTCACGCCCTTGTGTATGACATCATGAATGATAAACAGCGCAAGGACTTCGAGGAGTACCTGGAGAATGACTTCTCCTTCGAGATTCCCGGATTGGCGAGATTTCGTGTCAACGCCTTCAATCAGGCCCGCGGCGCATCGGCGGTCTTTCGTACCATCCCATCCAAGGTGCTGACCCTGGAAGAGCTCGGCTGTCCCACTACCTTCAAGGAAATCGTGGATGTGCCCCGCGGGCTGGTGCTGGTGACCGGACCGACCGGCTCCGGTAAGTCCACCACCCTGGCTGCCATGATGGATTACAAGAACGACAATGACTACTCCCATATCCTCACCATCGAGGATCCGATCGAGTTTGTTCACTCCAGCAAGAAGTGCCTGATCAACCAGCGCGAAGTGCATCGTGACACCTTGGGATTTTCCGAGGCGCTGCGCTCTGCTTTGCGTGAAGACCCGGATATCATCCTGGTGGGCGAGCTGCGTGATCTGGAAACCATCCGCCTGGCCTTGACCGCCGCCGAAACCGGACATCTGGTATTCGGTACCCTGCACACCAGTTCGGCGGCCAAGACCATCGACCGGATCATCGATGTCTTTCCGGCGGGAGAGAAGTCGATGGTGCGATCCATGTTGTCCGAATCCCTGCGATCCGTGATTGCCCAGACCCTGCTGAAAAAGATTGGTGGTGGTCGAATTGCTGCTTGGGAGATCATGGTTGGCACCCCGGCGATCCGAAACCTGATCCGTGAGGACAAGGTCGCGCAGATGTATTCCGCGATCCAGACCGGACAGGCAGCGGGGATGCAGACCATGGACCAGGCCCTGAAGGAGTTGGTGCAGCGTGGTGTGGTAAGCCGTCTTGACGCCAAGGCCAAGGCGCAAAACAAGGATCAGTTCTAA
- a CDS encoding PilT/PilU family type 4a pilus ATPase, giving the protein MDLNALLSVVVKNKASDLFVTAGREPSIKVDGKIHPINKTPLTPRQTKEMVYSIMTDAQQKEFDETKECNFAISVKRLGRFRVSSFYQRDTVGMVLRRIENKIPTLESLYLPPILQDLSMVKRGLVIFVGATGTGKSTSLAAMIGYRNTRGDGHIVSIEDPIEYMHDHNQCIITQREVGIDTESYEVALKNTLRQAPDVILIGEIRTRKTMEHAIAFAETGHLCLSTLHANNANQALDRVIHFFPEDAREQIFMDLSLNLKAIVAQQLIPKVDGNGRRAAVEVMLNTPLAAELIRKGEIHKLKELMKRSTEHGMITFDQHLFQLYEEGVISYENALAHADSTNDVRLMIKLGAAHTSDSLIDELDGITLSDGKH; this is encoded by the coding sequence ATGGATTTGAACGCACTTCTATCCGTGGTGGTGAAAAACAAGGCGTCCGATCTGTTCGTAACCGCTGGGCGAGAGCCCTCCATAAAGGTGGATGGAAAGATCCATCCCATCAATAAGACCCCTTTGACACCCAGGCAGACCAAGGAGATGGTCTATAGCATCATGACCGATGCACAACAGAAGGAGTTCGACGAAACCAAAGAGTGCAATTTCGCCATCAGTGTCAAAAGATTGGGCCGCTTCCGGGTCAGCAGTTTTTATCAGCGCGATACTGTAGGTATGGTACTACGCCGCATTGAAAACAAGATACCTACCCTGGAATCACTCTATCTACCCCCCATTCTGCAGGATCTCTCCATGGTCAAACGCGGCCTGGTGATCTTCGTGGGCGCTACCGGAACCGGTAAATCCACCTCACTGGCGGCCATGATCGGCTATCGCAACACCAGGGGCGATGGTCATATTGTCAGTATCGAAGACCCCATTGAGTACATGCACGATCACAACCAGTGCATCATTACGCAGCGTGAAGTGGGTATAGACACCGAGTCATATGAAGTGGCGCTCAAGAACACTCTGCGCCAGGCGCCGGACGTTATTCTGATTGGTGAAATACGTACCCGAAAGACCATGGAGCATGCCATTGCCTTTGCCGAAACCGGTCATCTATGCCTCTCGACCCTGCATGCCAACAACGCCAATCAGGCACTTGATCGTGTTATCCACTTCTTTCCGGAGGATGCCAGGGAGCAGATCTTTATGGATCTATCACTGAATCTGAAGGCCATAGTGGCTCAGCAACTGATCCCGAAAGTGGACGGCAACGGCCGGCGTGCCGCTGTCGAGGTGATGTTGAATACCCCCTTGGCCGCAGAGCTGATTCGCAAAGGTGAAATCCATAAGCTCAAAGAGTTGATGAAGCGTTCAACGGAACACGGCATGATCACTTTTGACCAGCATCTCTTCCAGCTTTATGAAGAGGGTGTCATCAGCTATGAGAATGCCCTGGCCCATGCCGATTCGACCAACGATGTACGCCTGATGATAAAACTTGGTGCGGCCCATACCAGCGACTCCCTGATCGATGAGCTGGATGGGATTACCCTGTCGGATGGTAAGCACTGA
- a CDS encoding ankyrin repeat domain-containing protein — MRFIRPSANSLYGLFLLLSPIWHGCGSDTPQQTLVDEPPALLIAAENGDLPTLTRLIEGDGAVIDVKDACFWTPLMKAALNGHSEAVKRLILAGADVNQKDKGGYTSLMLAASNNHPHVIDLLMEAGADIDLVEKTNGWTALIWAAKRGHRAAVERLVSHPVDRNIKDFSGKRAVDWAREKQFSEMLSLLE, encoded by the coding sequence ATGAGATTCATTCGCCCCTCTGCCAATTCCCTGTACGGCTTATTCCTGCTCCTCTCACCGATCTGGCATGGTTGTGGCAGCGATACACCACAACAAACCCTCGTTGATGAGCCCCCGGCGTTGCTGATTGCTGCAGAGAATGGCGACCTCCCTACCCTCACCAGGCTGATCGAGGGGGATGGTGCAGTCATCGATGTCAAGGATGCCTGTTTCTGGACCCCCCTGATGAAGGCCGCATTGAATGGCCATAGCGAGGCGGTCAAGCGTCTTATTCTGGCCGGTGCTGACGTCAACCAGAAGGACAAAGGGGGTTACACATCTCTGATGCTGGCCGCATCGAACAATCATCCCCATGTCATCGATCTTCTGATGGAGGCTGGGGCCGATATCGACCTGGTGGAGAAAACCAATGGCTGGACTGCCTTGATCTGGGCAGCGAAACGGGGTCATAGGGCGGCCGTGGAACGACTGGTGTCACACCCGGTTGATCGGAATATCAAGGACTTTTCCGGAAAGCGGGCCGTGGATTGGGCCAGGGAGAAGCAATTTTCTGAAATGCTCTCTCTGCTGGAATAG
- a CDS encoding DUF1820 family protein yields the protein MRIFKVVFLNQGKVYEIFAKTVQQGELYGFVEIEDLIFQETSTVVVDPSAEKLKQEFSGVHRTRIPIHAVIRIDEVEKNEHGPGKIIEIDSDSNITPFPNHLFDPKKRPEK from the coding sequence ATGCGTATATTTAAAGTCGTTTTCTTGAACCAGGGAAAGGTCTACGAAATCTTCGCCAAAACTGTACAGCAAGGTGAACTCTACGGTTTTGTGGAAATTGAGGACCTGATCTTTCAGGAGACCAGTACGGTAGTCGTGGATCCTTCCGCCGAGAAGTTGAAACAGGAGTTCTCCGGTGTCCACCGCACACGTATACCCATCCATGCGGTGATTCGCATCGATGAGGTGGAGAAGAACGAGCATGGCCCCGGCAAAATCATAGAGATAGATTCCGACTCGAATATCACCCCTTTTCCCAATCACCTGTTCGATCCCAAGAAGCGACCGGAGAAATAG
- a CDS encoding DsrE family protein translates to MRLFSLMLLLSLSGLALADAQVDRLLEADEEPAGVVFEIIEDDDDALGWALPKIAELSARLRKRFPELPIAVVTHGREQFGLLADEADGLLAPIHDQAQQLRDEEIDLHVCGVHAGWDGYTPEDFPAYVDVSPSGPAQIHDYQNLGFVLIVLQGPDY, encoded by the coding sequence ATGCGCCTTTTCTCTCTGATGTTGCTGCTTTCCCTATCCGGTTTGGCCCTGGCCGATGCCCAGGTGGATCGTCTGCTTGAGGCCGATGAAGAACCTGCCGGTGTGGTCTTCGAGATCATAGAGGATGACGACGATGCCCTGGGCTGGGCCCTGCCCAAGATCGCTGAGTTAAGCGCTCGATTGCGCAAACGTTTTCCTGAGCTGCCGATTGCCGTGGTGACCCATGGGCGTGAACAGTTCGGTCTGTTGGCTGATGAGGCAGATGGCCTTTTGGCGCCAATCCATGACCAGGCGCAGCAGCTGAGAGATGAAGAGATCGATCTGCATGTGTGTGGCGTGCATGCCGGATGGGATGGTTACACACCCGAGGATTTCCCGGCTTATGTGGATGTTTCCCCTTCGGGTCCGGCGCAGATCCACGACTACCAAAATCTCGGTTTCGTGTTGATCGTATTGCAGGGTCCGGATTATTAA
- a CDS encoding DUF2799 domain-containing protein produces the protein MGKDECMVADWQAIGYEDGAKGHALSHLSNHRKACSEYGITPDMNRYEQGRLAGLEEYCIPSKGYALGKSGKKLNRVCKAPLAREFEQAWSDGLKVHKAKSQLRNSERKLKQQQNILDDLNSQIEDAEAELIRDGISRKKRKALLAEIKDLNAELADTEYELSVLEDQVLEDRDDLERVEARYDY, from the coding sequence ATGGGCAAAGATGAGTGCATGGTGGCCGATTGGCAAGCCATTGGTTATGAGGATGGAGCAAAGGGTCATGCACTCTCCCATTTAAGTAATCATCGAAAGGCCTGTTCAGAGTATGGCATTACGCCGGACATGAATCGCTATGAGCAGGGTCGTCTGGCAGGTCTTGAGGAATATTGCATTCCCAGTAAGGGTTATGCACTGGGCAAATCCGGTAAAAAGCTCAACAGGGTCTGTAAAGCGCCTTTGGCCAGGGAGTTTGAACAAGCCTGGTCTGATGGCCTTAAGGTACACAAGGCCAAATCCCAACTGCGAAACAGCGAACGTAAGCTGAAACAACAGCAGAATATTCTGGATGATCTGAACAGCCAGATTGAGGATGCGGAAGCTGAATTGATACGTGATGGTATCAGCCGCAAAAAACGGAAGGCGCTGCTGGCTGAGATTAAAGACCTCAATGCAGAGCTGGCAGATACGGAGTACGAGTTGTCAGTGTTGGAAGATCAGGTACTGGAAGATCGTGACGATTTAGAGCGAGTCGAGGCGCGATATGACTACTGA
- a CDS encoding MFS transporter yields MEAQPPFNRWLVVFGAILIQLALGAIYAWSVFTALLTDPAGPYAFSASETAWIFSAGLATFAIVMVMAGRWLPKIGPRSLAVSGGLLLGTGYVLGGLFGSSFWAQLIFIGLIGGAGIGLGYVVPIAVGVKWFPDRKGLITGLAVAGFGFGAIIMALSTRPEPPGRLAKA; encoded by the coding sequence ATGGAGGCACAACCACCTTTCAATCGCTGGCTTGTCGTATTTGGCGCCATACTGATTCAACTGGCACTCGGTGCGATCTATGCTTGGTCAGTATTCACCGCCTTACTTACCGATCCTGCGGGCCCCTATGCCTTCAGTGCCAGTGAGACCGCCTGGATCTTCTCAGCTGGGCTCGCGACGTTCGCCATAGTCATGGTTATGGCTGGGCGCTGGCTGCCGAAGATCGGACCCCGTTCACTAGCGGTGTCAGGTGGTCTGCTACTGGGTACCGGTTACGTGCTCGGCGGATTGTTCGGCAGCAGTTTTTGGGCCCAACTGATCTTCATCGGCCTGATCGGTGGTGCGGGCATCGGTCTCGGCTACGTGGTGCCAATCGCTGTCGGCGTGAAGTGGTTTCCCGACAGGAAGGGGTTGATCACCGGGCTCGCTGTAGCCGGGTTTGGCTTCGGTGCGATCATCATGGCGCTGAGCACAAGGCCCGAGCCACCGGGCAGGCTGGCCAAGGCTTAG
- a CDS encoding CPXCG motif-containing cysteine-rich protein yields MNLLQASLIDCPYCGERIELLIDTSEPQQVIIEDCSVCCRPITLRLRCIPGEMPKISAHREDEV; encoded by the coding sequence TTGAATCTACTCCAGGCCTCTCTCATCGACTGTCCCTACTGCGGCGAACGGATTGAACTCCTGATCGATACCAGCGAGCCGCAGCAGGTAATCATTGAGGATTGCTCGGTCTGTTGCCGTCCCATTACCCTGCGATTGCGCTGCATACCCGGTGAAATGCCCAAAATCAGCGCTCACCGGGAAGATGAAGTTTAG
- a CDS encoding response regulator transcription factor codes for MKLLLVEDSVRLQRSLTSGLKQQGFTVDQAFDGEKALYFLKVNIYDVIILDLILPKVDGLTVLATLRNNHVDSHVLILSANDQTEDRIRGLDLGADDYMVKPFSFDELVSRLRALNRRRSGVKNPVLEAEGVQIDSVSRIVSFNNLTVALTPHEYEILEFLVRRRGRVFSHDQLIDQLYDSSSYVTRNAVEAHISSIRKRLKATGAPSLVKTRRGFGYLVE; via the coding sequence ATGAAGTTATTACTAGTCGAGGATTCAGTTCGCCTGCAGAGATCACTGACGAGTGGCTTGAAACAACAGGGTTTCACGGTGGATCAAGCCTTTGATGGTGAGAAGGCGCTCTACTTTCTCAAAGTAAATATATACGACGTAATTATTCTTGATCTGATTTTGCCCAAAGTTGATGGATTGACAGTATTAGCCACTCTGCGTAATAACCATGTTGATAGCCATGTGTTGATTTTGTCGGCAAATGACCAGACAGAAGATCGAATACGTGGCCTGGATCTTGGGGCAGATGATTACATGGTTAAACCGTTTTCATTTGATGAACTGGTATCGCGACTTAGAGCGTTGAATCGCCGTCGCTCTGGAGTTAAAAATCCAGTGCTAGAGGCTGAAGGCGTTCAAATTGATTCGGTGTCACGCATTGTCAGTTTTAATAATCTAACGGTGGCATTGACTCCTCACGAGTATGAAATACTTGAATTTTTAGTACGTCGTCGTGGCCGTGTTTTTTCACACGATCAATTAATTGATCAATTGTATGACTCTAGTAGTTACGTGACACGTAATGCGGTCGAAGCCCATATCAGTTCGATACGCAAACGATTAAAAGCAACTGGGGCACCATCCCTGGTTAAAACCCGACGCGGTTTTGGTTACTTAGTTGAGTGA
- a CDS encoding histidine kinase dimerization/phospho-acceptor domain-containing protein: protein MHSIQTKLNVSIISALIVVLSLTAVFLHTRIKNHVVEVYDTGLFDKAQALISLTELDEEGLEFDFAEDGLMSEFLAGDSPEYYQLWEEGERLLIKSPSLAESNLPLAGVAIDTFQTSNLRLPDGRKGRLIEISFMPRVEIDEDEIEELIELPQPKPISLVFARERDSLNRTLFSIGFTIFLVIITVLLVSALLVWRLIGRGLMPLSSLAKQVGEIDESNLDARLKHEGVQSLEIAPIENQLNYMLERLQSAFEREQRFSSNVAHELRTPLSELRTLSEVGQMMPDDPKQVNAFFTDVGEISQQMEKIVTTLLELTRSEAGLLHSDPEDIELSRFCDEVWQQSVNSQYAGKKLVKQIPSDLIISTDREKFSMILCNLFINAVSYSPDEEEIEISAEIRNNNVVLYVKNVATDIKPEDIIHMKDRFWRKDKAKGDYDHSGLGLTLVDALARIIHLDVKLALDSQRVFIVTISGLPLVVQY, encoded by the coding sequence GTGCATTCGATACAAACAAAGCTTAATGTTTCAATTATCAGTGCGTTAATCGTGGTGTTGTCACTTACCGCTGTATTTTTACACACCAGAATCAAAAATCATGTGGTAGAGGTCTATGATACAGGGTTGTTTGACAAGGCGCAGGCACTTATATCTCTGACTGAACTTGATGAAGAGGGTCTAGAGTTTGATTTTGCCGAAGATGGCCTAATGTCAGAGTTCCTGGCAGGTGACTCGCCAGAGTATTACCAGTTGTGGGAAGAAGGCGAGCGGTTACTGATTAAGTCGCCCTCACTGGCTGAATCTAATCTTCCGCTGGCTGGAGTCGCGATAGACACTTTTCAAACTTCCAATCTTAGATTGCCCGATGGCCGAAAGGGGCGTCTTATCGAAATCAGTTTCATGCCACGTGTTGAGATAGATGAAGATGAGATCGAGGAACTCATTGAACTGCCACAACCTAAACCGATATCGCTGGTATTTGCACGTGAGAGAGATTCATTAAATAGAACTCTGTTCTCGATTGGATTTACCATATTTTTAGTTATCATAACCGTTTTACTGGTATCCGCTTTATTGGTATGGCGGCTGATTGGTAGGGGGCTAATGCCGTTGTCTTCATTGGCTAAACAGGTAGGTGAGATCGATGAATCAAACTTGGATGCGCGGTTGAAGCATGAAGGAGTGCAAAGTTTGGAAATAGCGCCTATTGAAAACCAGTTAAATTATATGCTGGAACGTTTACAGTCAGCGTTCGAACGAGAGCAACGCTTTTCATCTAACGTAGCGCATGAGTTACGTACGCCATTGTCTGAATTAAGGACCTTATCCGAGGTGGGGCAGATGATGCCAGATGATCCAAAACAGGTTAACGCATTTTTTACTGATGTAGGAGAGATTTCTCAACAGATGGAAAAAATCGTTACGACGTTACTCGAACTTACCCGCTCGGAGGCAGGATTACTACACAGTGATCCCGAAGATATCGAATTGTCGCGATTTTGTGATGAGGTCTGGCAGCAATCTGTTAACAGTCAGTATGCGGGTAAAAAGCTGGTTAAACAGATACCAAGTGATCTAATTATTTCAACTGATCGTGAGAAATTCAGTATGATTCTATGCAATCTGTTCATCAATGCTGTTAGTTATAGTCCCGATGAGGAAGAAATAGAAATTTCAGCTGAAATTCGCAACAATAATGTCGTGTTGTACGTAAAGAACGTGGCCACTGATATAAAACCGGAAGACATTATTCATATGAAGGACCGCTTTTGGCGCAAAGACAAGGCCAAGGGTGATTACGATCATTCTGGATTGGGACTGACCCTGGTAGATGCGCTAGCTAGAATAATCCATCTGGATGTGAAGTTAGCCCTCGATAGTCAACGTGTATTCATTGTTACAATCAGCGGCCTGCCGCTGGTTGTACAATATTGA
- a CDS encoding HEAT repeat domain-containing protein: protein MSKYSVVSIAIIVGIVVTAYLLVNSPQSEVSDKAGIMLETGKLAHKKVASQEKVAFIKPTNSELKLDTDTPELKQPEAYESHPELRRLMELEQANLSSYDTLMQLTQLLKHDEKIVRIATIEYISELKHPGAFSLLIDALSDNVPIVRIMTLEALAQHRDDILAIYIEPMLFDDNKEVRIAAIKAIGEFESEQSVYAISGLLMDSDNDVRLNAVSAMGEIGGDQASSYLSQLVNDPNILIRENVHAILAESNQQDF, encoded by the coding sequence ATGAGCAAATACAGCGTAGTTTCAATTGCTATTATTGTAGGCATCGTTGTCACGGCATACCTGCTTGTGAATTCTCCGCAAAGCGAGGTTTCAGACAAGGCAGGCATCATGCTTGAAACAGGAAAGCTTGCCCATAAAAAAGTAGCTTCACAAGAAAAAGTTGCATTTATCAAGCCTACTAATTCAGAATTGAAATTGGACACAGATACGCCTGAATTGAAACAACCGGAAGCATACGAATCGCATCCGGAGTTGCGTAGACTTATGGAATTGGAACAGGCAAATCTTTCATCATACGACACATTGATGCAGCTAACGCAGCTATTGAAACATGATGAGAAAATAGTACGTATTGCAACGATTGAATACATCAGTGAACTAAAGCACCCTGGAGCATTTTCACTATTAATCGATGCGTTGAGCGATAATGTACCGATAGTACGTATAATGACGCTAGAAGCGCTTGCGCAACATAGGGACGATATTCTAGCTATATATATCGAACCCATGTTATTCGATGATAATAAAGAAGTCAGAATAGCGGCTATTAAAGCAATTGGTGAATTTGAGAGTGAACAATCCGTATATGCTATTTCAGGCTTGTTGATGGATTCTGATAATGACGTCCGGCTAAACGCAGTCAGTGCAATGGGTGAAATTGGAGGAGATCAAGCTAGCTCTTATTTGAGTCAGCTTGTTAATGATCCAAATATATTGATTAGAGAAAATGTGCACGCAATATTAGCCGAGTCAAATCAACAAGATTTTTAA
- a CDS encoding transposase gives MPRHGRLHIPGGCYHVMGRGLERRRIFYADADKQDFLDRLGETLARNGSQCVAWSVMTNHYHLLIRVGDQPLAKLMAPLLGGYAGHYNRRHHRSGYVFQNRYKSILCDADAYLLELVRYIHLNPLRAAMVKNLTDLDRYPWTGHSALMGHRKQDWQSVSEVLGLFARGLGTARRRYREFVVQGLEERDSDELLGGGLVRSYGGWEGLKRLRKEHVYCIGDERILGDSDFVERALAQDTLKVEQATQRIQAGWDLDRLIRRVSQYCGIKEEQLTQKARGNDLSLAKALICLWGSQELKLSLREIAHRLSISQPAASQWVNRGRKFCRELGIEFEVIDS, from the coding sequence ATGCCCAGACATGGACGTCTACACATCCCCGGTGGCTGCTATCACGTGATGGGTCGCGGTCTAGAACGTCGCCGGATTTTCTATGCTGACGCGGACAAGCAGGACTTCCTCGACCGCCTGGGCGAGACGCTGGCGCGCAATGGATCCCAGTGCGTGGCGTGGTCGGTGATGACCAATCACTATCACCTGTTAATCCGCGTAGGGGATCAACCACTCGCCAAGTTGATGGCACCTCTGCTGGGAGGTTATGCCGGTCACTACAATCGCCGTCATCACCGTAGTGGTTACGTTTTTCAGAATCGCTACAAATCCATCCTTTGCGACGCTGATGCCTACTTGCTGGAATTGGTGCGCTACATCCACTTGAATCCCCTACGTGCTGCGATGGTGAAAAATCTGACTGACCTGGATAGATATCCGTGGACCGGTCATTCGGCCCTCATGGGGCATCGAAAGCAGGATTGGCAGTCTGTTAGCGAGGTACTGGGCTTGTTTGCCCGAGGATTGGGTACGGCGAGACGTCGCTATCGGGAATTTGTCGTCCAGGGTCTTGAGGAAAGGGACTCGGACGAGCTACTGGGAGGAGGCCTGGTTCGCAGTTACGGCGGATGGGAAGGGCTCAAGCGCTTGCGCAAGGAACACGTGTACTGTATCGGTGACGAACGCATTCTAGGCGATAGTGACTTCGTCGAACGCGCACTGGCTCAAGACACCTTGAAGGTCGAACAGGCCACACAGCGAATTCAGGCCGGCTGGGATCTGGATCGTCTCATTCGCAGGGTGAGCCAGTATTGTGGCATCAAAGAGGAACAGTTAACGCAAAAGGCCCGAGGCAATGACTTGTCTCTAGCAAAGGCACTGATCTGTCTTTGGGGCTCACAGGAGCTAAAGTTGAGTCTGCGCGAGATCGCGCACCGCTTGTCCATCAGTCAACCCGCCGCCTCACAATGGGTGAATCGTGGCAGGAAATTCTGCCGTGAATTGGGGATAGAATTCGAGGTGATAGATAGTTAA